From Gopherus flavomarginatus isolate rGopFla2 chromosome 7, rGopFla2.mat.asm, whole genome shotgun sequence, the proteins below share one genomic window:
- the LOC127055598 gene encoding zinc finger and SCAN domain-containing protein 29-like: protein MPPRTKRAPAWTNAELQDLISVWGEEAVQAQLRSRRRNYDTYGQISQSLMRRGHERDVLQCRVKIKELRSAYCKAREGNRRSGAARTTCRFYQELDAILGCDPSANPRTTMESSQQGEVGEGVEEGDSEATGVEGDTPESQDTCSQELFSSQEEASQSQQQEVDGEEETEDRARVTLTNAAGSPASRRLQNLRRNPRKSKEELIKSVMSHYNRESRKTQEWREKMYEWRQTVHEWRQTESRRKELAANKTTKQMISLLARQTESFESLVAMQANMYRGNPQPSQSPLSCSPVFPQNNFLQQPVSYYPQLPPTPVRSPTSPDNYNSYCALHPHYPAA, encoded by the exons atgcctccacgcaccaaacgagccccagcatggaccaatgcagagctgcaggacctcataagtgtttggggagaggaggctgtgcaagcacagctgcgctccagaaggagaaattatgatacctatgggcagatatcgcagtccttgatgagaaggggccatgaacgggacgtgttgcagtgcagggtcaaaataaaagagctgaggagtgcttactgcaaagcccgtgagggaaatcgccgctcaggagctgcccgcacaacctgccgtttttaccaggagctggatgccatacttgggtgtgacccctctgccaatccgaggaccacgatggagagttcacagcagggagaagtgggggagggtgtagaggaaggcgacagtgaggctactggcgtggagggagacaccccggagtcccaggacacatgcagccaggagctattctcaagccaggaggaggctagccagtcgcagcagcaggaagttgatggtgaggaagaaactgaggatcgtgctcggg ttaccttgactaatgcagccggatcaccggcctcacgtagattgcagaacttgagaagaaatccaagaaaatcaaaagaggaattgatcaaatcagttatgagtcattacaacagagaaagtaggaagacacaggaatggagagagaaaatgtatgaatggagacagacagtacatgaatggaggcaaacagaaagcaggagaaaggaattggctgctaacaaaaccacaaagcagatgataagcctcctggctcgccaaactgagtctttcgagtctctcgtagccatgcaggcaaatatgtaccgtggtaacccacagccctcccaaagccctctttcttgttccccagtatttccacaaaacaactttctccagcagccagtttcttattacccccagctgcccccaacacctgtacgatcacctaccagccctgataactataattcttactgtgcactccacccccattaccctgcagcatag